GAAAGCTTTGACAATTTGCACGTACGTGGTGCCCTTCATGCCACCCACAGTTACGTAAACAATCATCAAAATGCCAACCACACCGATAATCAGGTTCTTAGCTGCAGTGTCGGTTGGGTCAATTCCAAGCAGGAGCGCAACGAGGCTTCCGGCACCGACCATTTGGGCCAGTAGGTAGAAGATTGAGACCACAACGGTAGATGCCGATGCTGCTGAGCGGACCGGGCGCTGCTTCATTCGGAACGCAACCACGTCACCCATGGTGAAACGCCCAGAGTTTCTAAGCGGCTCAGCAACGAGTAGCAACGCCACCAGCCAAGCAACCAAGAAGCCGATTGAATACAAGAAACCGTCGTATCCGGCGAGCGCGATCATTCCGGCGATTCCGAGGAATGAGGCTGCCGACATGTAGTCACCGGCGATGGCTAGGCCATTTTGGAAACCTGAGAACGAGGCTCCGCCGTCATAAAAGTCCGAGGAGTTTTTCTTGTTTGACTTACCCGCCCGAATAACCAGGACCAGGGTGAAGAGTACGAAAACAACAAACAGAATGGTGGAGAGAGTTGTCGAGTTCATGCTTTGTGCCCAATCTGCTCGTTGATCTTGTCTCTCAGCGAGTCAGAAGCAGCATCGAGGTGCTTACTGGAATGGCGCTCGTAAAGCCAAGCAATAAAAAAGGTTGATGCAAACTGCAAAACGCCAAGGATGATGGCGATGTTTATGTTGGGTGCCACCTCAGTGCTTACCCAATCACGGGCAAAAGCAGTGAGGAGGATGTAACCGAAATACCAAACCAGGAAAGCTACGGTCACCGGAAACGCGAAGCCGCGGAACCGACGCTTTAGATCCTGGAATTCGGGGCTGGCCTGAGTTTCGGCCCACACCCTTTCATTCTCTGAAGATCCCAATTGAACTCCAATGTCCAAGAAATCACGCTGGGGCATCTTTGCCGAAGCGTAGGGTGCTGGGGCACTCTAGCCTGAGCCTATCCAAAACTGGAAAAGATTTTTACAAAAAATAGATAGGTAACGATTTCGTTATGGACTAGCAATTCGGGTCTTCGGTTGGCACTACATCCTTGATGAAATAGTCGTCAACTACCTGCTCGATGCACTTGCTACCCTGGCCGTAAGCGGTGTGCCCCTCGCCGTTCCAAGTGACTAACTGCGCGTTTTCTAGAACCTCATTAGCCAGCGCAACTGCGTCTGCATAAGGGGTTGCAGGGTCACCGGTGGTGCCGATAACAAGAATCGTCTTGGAACCTGAAGCCGCGTAACTTTCTGGTCGTTCGGCAACCGGAAAAGGCCACATCTCGCAGCCGAGGGCGCCGTTTTGCCAGTATCTTCCGAACACGCTGCTGGCTTCGAGGGCAATTGCGTTTTGAGCGGCCATTGACACTGCATCACTGGCAGATCGGGAATCCAGGCATGAGATGGCAA
This portion of the Rhodoluna limnophila genome encodes:
- a CDS encoding DUF485 domain-containing protein — encoded protein: MPQRDFLDIGVQLGSSENERVWAETQASPEFQDLKRRFRGFAFPVTVAFLVWYFGYILLTAFARDWVSTEVAPNINIAIILGVLQFASTFFIAWLYERHSSKHLDAASDSLRDKINEQIGHKA